CGCTGGGTGATGCAATCCCAAAATCTGAATTCGACATTACAGCCGATATCAAATCCATGGCCAATGAATTCCAGGATCGATTGGTCGAGGCCGTATTAACTCTTAAAATCGATCTGCCGGAAAAATTGATGATACAGGCCAACCCCATTTTATCAGAGGTATTTAGAAATTATATAAGCAACGCTATTAAATATGCCGCTGAAGGCGATCAGATTATCATTGATCACGAGAGTGAGGCAGGGGTTATTACCATCAATGTAAAAGATTTTGGGTCTACCATTCCCGAAAACTTGCGGGAGAATGTCTTTGCGCGCAAATATCAGATGGGTACAGAAAAACCAGGACGGGGACTGGGGTTGGCTATTGTCAAACGAATTGTTGAAGCGCATGGTGCCCAGGTCGGTGTGAAGCCGAATGAGCCCAGAGGTAATATCTTCTTTATCAAAATTTCTTGAGATCTCGGGGATTGAGAAGTTAAAAGTTAAAAGTTGTGAAGTCAGGACATGGGTAACACTTTAGTTGTTTCTGCGGCTCTGCGGGCTTTGCGAGAACGGTGGATGGCTTCATCCTTCGACGGGCTCAGCTTAAAGAAGGTGAAAAGAGAGGGCGAGGACTAGGGCTTGCTATCGTAAAGAGAATAGCAGCAGCACATAACGGTGAAGCCTGGGTCGAACCTAATACTCCTGCGGGTAACAGCTTTTGTCTTCGCATCCCCCGCTAAATCTGGAACAGCAGTTTTTTAACAGCGAATACTTTGGCACCACGACATAGAAAAAAGCTCTTGACCTCCAAACTCAGGGGCCTTTTTGCCACTGGTCACTTTCCAGTCACACCGCTCTCGCAAGTCCAATAAAAACAACTATGAGACACAAAGAGGTCGATTTTCACTCAAAAACTGACCGAGGGATTTTAAGTCCTGAATATATCTCTGATAGTCAGTAGGTTACGGAGTTTGTGTCAAAAAAATATAAGGGAATATTTGTACAAAAGGTACCGATGAAATTGGTTGTTCATTGAGTGTGTATCCCCTAGATAAACTTTCTGCTTGAATAGCATAGAACCAAGGGTTTACTCACTACAGAGTAATTTTCAGTAGCATGCAGACCCTTTACGGAAGGACTAGCGGGTTTTAGTTGCTAAAAACATGACTAACCCTTGTCGGTTTGGATCCATTCAACAATAAATATTGGCAACGAGATATTTCTGCATATATTATTGCAAACGATTGCAGCAAACGTTTGCAAAAGTCAAATAATGAATATACGGAAGCCAAATACCACCTTGAAGGATATAGCCAATAAACTTGGTATATCCGTTTCAACTGTTTCCAGGGCTCTACGAAATCATCCCTTGATCAAACAGGAAACTGTTGAGTTGGTTAAAGAAACTGCGACTGAGATGGAATATTTTCCTGATAATGTTGCTCGAAATCTGCAAAAAAAATCAACCAACACCATCGGTGTGATTGTCCCTGAAATTCGTCACGATTTCTTTTCCTCTGCCGTGGATGGAATAGAAGATCGTGCCTTCCAATCTGGGTACACCATTATTGTAACTAAATCCAATGAAGACTACGAACGTGAGGTGTTGAACTCTCGAACACTCGTTTCACATCAAGTGGCTGGTATCATCGCATCAGTTGCTCAAACCACAGTGGATGGTGAACATTTCAAGGCTGTTGGACGCCGGGGTATTCCAGTAGTTCTTTTTGACCGAGTGCTGGAAGACCTGAATGTCAGCAAAGTTATCGTCGACGACTATGTAGGAGCTTTTAATTCGACCAAACATCTTATTGAATGTGGATATAAACGGATAGCTCATCTAGCAGGCCCCAGTAATCTCAAAATATCAAAAGAGAGAGAACGAGGTTATCGGGCTGCAATTATAGATGCAGGTTTTCCCATGGACGAAGATCTAATTGTTGAAGTTGAGCTGGACGAAAAACATGGAGCCATAGGTTTACGACAGCTTTTGGAGCTAAAAAGCAGACCAGATGCCATATTTGCAGTGAATGATCCAGTTGCTGTTGGAGCCCATAAAGAGATACGGTCAAAGGGCTTTCAAATCCCAAAGGACATCGGCATTACAGGGTTTAGTAACAATCCAATTACTGAAATGATTGAACCACCGCTT
This genomic window from Candidatus Neomarinimicrobiota bacterium contains:
- a CDS encoding LacI family DNA-binding transcriptional regulator, which encodes MNIRKPNTTLKDIANKLGISVSTVSRALRNHPLIKQETVELVKETATEMEYFPDNVARNLQKKSTNTIGVIVPEIRHDFFSSAVDGIEDRAFQSGYTIIVTKSNEDYEREVLNSRTLVSHQVAGIIASVAQTTVDGEHFKAVGRRGIPVVLFDRVLEDLNVSKVIVDDYVGAFNSTKHLIECGYKRIAHLAGPSNLKISKERERGYRAAIIDAGFPMDEDLIVEVELDEKHGAIGLRQLLELKSRPDAIFAVNDPVAVGAHKEIRSKGFQIPKDIGITGFSNNPITEMIEPPLTTVDQHGYKMGQVAADLLLQEIEGDHSEWSPQTVIVETELIIRQSSACKV